The stretch of DNA TAACCATGCGTCAGACGGTCTCTCATTTTTCCAATAACCGACCAGTCAGTGTATTTCAGGATATTCTGCTTTCAACTCGGGGGATACATTCTTTGCAGCCTCGCCAATAATTTCCAGTGATTTCTGAACGACATGCTGCATTATTTTATCGGCATCAAGTTTTTCATATGTCAAAGATTCGGTAGCATCCGAAAGAAACTCTATTTCATCACGGATATGACAGATAAACATCCTGTCGCGATTCATACGCGGATTACCTCGGACATAACATCCTGACGAATATAAGAACTCAAAGCACGTTCGGTAACCAGATCTACTTTTCGACCGAATAATTCTTCCAAATAATCTCCCAAATTAACCAGATTTGAAAGAGTAGCCTGACCGGCCGAAAATGAAATTAGTACATCGATATCACTATCTGCGGTGTCCTCTCCCCTGCTGACAGAACCAAATATGCCGATAGATTCAATCCCAAAATGCTGTTGAATATAAGGCAGATTTGCATCAAGTTTCTCTAAAATCTCCTCCCTGATGCTTTTATAAGTACCTGCCATAAAAAATCCCCGGTTTATGAATAGTATATCCAGACGAGTTAATGAGGTTTACTATGGAAATCAGTTCTGGGTTTATCTTCCGCAGGGACAGGATCAACCTTTGTCAATGCCTGATATGAAAAAAATATGAGACTAATCAGCAGTAATGCACCCTGCTATATTGAAAATATCGCTGTCTATTCATCGCGCGGAATGCAGATCTTATGAGTACGGTTGACATTCTCGTAGTCTTCGATACATACACTCACGCCATACACATCCCTGATCAGATCGGGAGTCATGACATCCTCGGGAGGACCGTCCGCTATTACCTTCCCTCCCTGGATCATCAGAACGCGGTTTGCATAGAGAAATGCATGATCCGGATTATGGGTGGAAAGAATCACGATATACCCGTCATTTGCAAGATTCACAATCCTTCTCATCACCCTCCACTGGTTTCCGTAGTCCAGGTTAGCGGTCGGCTCGTCCATGATCAGTATCTTCGCCTTCTGGACAAGTGCACGAGCGATAAGTGCAAGCTGCCGTTCCCCCCCGGAGATTTCCCCGTAACCCGCATTTTTCAGGTGGGCGATTCCGAGACTCTTCATCGCCTCATACGCCTCGTCGACATGCTGCTGCTTCGGCTCGGAGAGGATACTGATCTGGTTCGTAAGCCCCATAAGGACGACATCCAGAACAGTGAAATTGAAGACAGGAAAAGTCGACTGCGGAATATATGCAATCTTCTTTGCAATCTGCTTGTGATCGAGTGTCTTTATATCAGCTCCTTCCAGAAAAACTGAGCCGGTATAATTCCTGAGAAACCCGAGAATGCAGCGAAACATCGTGCTCTTCCCAACCCCGTTAGGTCCCAGAACTGCAAGAAGGTCTCCATCCTTTGCAGAAAACGATACATCACATAATACATCCCTGAGATTTTTTTCGTAGGAAAACGTCAGATTTTCAACCTCAAGTGTCATGATCGCCTCCCGTTGACAATCAAAAGATATGCAAAGATCGGTCCGCCGACGAATGCAGTAAGGATTCCCAGAGGAACCTCGATCGATGCCATCGTGCGTGCAAAATCATCGACCAGGAGGAGGAAACCACCACCCATAAAGATAGATGCCGGAATGATCATCCTGTAATCATACCCGAAGACCATCCTGCAGAAATGCGGAATAACAAGACCTACCCACCCGATTATCCCCGAGATTGCCACGGCAACCGCAGTGACAAGCGTTGCGCATACGATAACGACAACACGCAGAAGCCTGGTATTGACCCCCATGCTCTTCGCCTCGTCCTCGCCGAGAGTCAGTATGTTCAGCCTCCATTTAAGGAGAACAAGCGGGATCAGTCCGGCAATAATCAGCGGTCCGGCATAAAAAACATCGGACATCGTTGCGGCCGAGAGGCTCCCCATGAGCCAGTAGGTTATTGCCGGAAGTTGTTCCGTCGTATCGGCGATCAGCTTGATATAGGAAAGAGAAGCCGAAAACAGACTTCCTACAAGAATACCTGCAAGAACCATCCCCAAAATCGGAGACCCTTTGGTAAGCCGGCTTATGCAATATGCGACACCGACCGCGGTGATAGCGCCTGTAAATGCAAAAATCGTAACAGCACTGCTTCCCAGGGAGAGATAAATTGCAAGCGATGCCCCGAAACCCGCACCTGCCGATGCACCGAGAATGTCGGGGGAGACCAGCGGATTCTGAAACATTCCCTGGTATGCTGCACCTGCAGTAGATAAAGCTGCACCGACAAGCAATGCTGCGAGGATTCTTGGAAGGCGGATATTCATCACGACACTGTTCATCGCATAATCCCATGTTTCTTCAATAGGAGATGCGTTTATTATCGAGAGAATATTTGAAATGAGAATCATCACAACATCGGGCATGCTGATGGAAAAACGCCCGACTCCAAGCGAAAACAGGGCACAGAAAAAGACTGCGGCAACAAGGATCACAAACCTGAACCGGTAATTCGGAAGTATTCTCTCATTATTGTCGGGATCGCTCATAAAATGCAATAAGATGTTGGGTAATTAGTTAAATAACTCATAAAGTTAAATGAACATGATTACAACAACAATAGTGTCCGGATTTAATTAAGATTTAAAACTAAAATTAAGACAAGCCCATTTTATCCAACTTAACACTGTAGAAGCCCTCCTTCTGCTTGTCGTCCGGGTATATTTACTATAATTTTCCCTGATGACAGGTACCAAAGATTCTATAGTAACCTTATTTAAATCATAATTACAGTGTTTCAATAAAACGATTGCTGATCGCAAGACCGGTTTTTTTAACATTTGAACGAATAAAATCCTCTTACGGCACCTCTGCGTTGAACAGCGCTTAATCTCTCTACCAAGCCCTGTTAAAATAAAAGAACCGGCGTTCTCATGATTTCTCTCCAGAAAACCGAGAAATATTGCTGCATTTGCATAATAATCCCCCTGCCTGCCGTGAAATTTAAATTTACTCGATATTTGTTCAGTTGTTTTACCTTTTTCGTCGAAAAAGACTATTATATCAAGGACCTTGTCAAGATCATTTGCCTGCGGAAACGGCACTTTAAACGGATTTGATGAATCTTCTTTCACGGAAAGGAGCAGTTCATCAAGATCGACTGATAATTCAGACACGACATCGACCGGAAACGGCTGCGGATTTTGTGCGTCAGAATTATCCTGAACTATTCCAAAATTTTTTTTTCGCATGAGATTCCTTTCCATGTCCGGCAATAATGGCGCAATTCTGCCGATTTCCACTGCCTCCTAAAGGAAACCGGGCGGTATACTATTATGATTCCTGTATTTTAAGATAATTATTCTTCTACTCATAAACTTCATTTGATACACCTCTCATATATCTTTAGCATCCAGAAAGAGTGGGTTTCAAACAGGCTGTATTATGACGTTTTTTTAATTTTGAAATCGCCGATGAAATAAATTCAGTCGTCTGATAATAAATCTTCTGTAAATCCTGTTAAGTAAGTAAAGTAAATATTATTATTGAACAAATGATCATTATTAAGTATATTACTTTACATATCCCTATCTTAGAGGTGGTCTCTCACAGTTGTTCTGATCCACTTCTACAGGATTGGCCTGTCGGCCAAAGGGAATTAACATGAATTTTCTAAAGAAAGAACCGGGGCATAGCGAAGCGGCTGTGTCACCCGTTGTCGGTGTAATGCTGATGCTGGTTGTCACCATCATCATTGCAGCGGTAGTAAGCGGTTTTGCAGGCGGTCTGGTAGGAGGAACCGATCAAAAGGCCCCGTTGCTTACATTGGATGTAAAGATTTCAAACACCGGAACCTACATAGGAAGCGGATTTTCGGCAACCGTTACAAGTGTCAGCGATCCCATACCCACCAAGGATATAAAGATCGCGACTTCCTGGAGAGTTAAGGACAGTAATACCAGCGATATTACTTCAGGGGGAAACACTTCAACGCCTCTTGTTGCCAATGTCAACAGCCCTGAGATAGAAGGAACTTCGCTCATTAAGAGTAATGCACCGTACGGGTACGGTCCTGGTGTGAATTCTTCATCAGGCGCACAGTCCCTGACTAATCCTTTCGACAAACCTGATCAGCAGTTCGGAAACTATTCCCTGGTCCAGGGGACAGGACTCGTTGCATTCGCTTATGGCAGCAACTCGGAAAAAGCGATCGGTTCGTCAACAGGTTTGAGTGATGACGGCGGTTACGGCGTAGTTACGGATTATGAATATATTTCCGACGGTTACTTTGGGACCGGAGCACTTGACGCCGCACAGGCAGTACTTGGAACAAACTGGGAAAAACTGAGAGTAGGTGACACAGTGAACGTCAAGGTAATTCATATTCCGACCGGGAAAGTGATCTTTGAAAAGGATGTCGCAGTTACGGAGGGCTAATCATGGTATTTAAATTAAATAGCGAAGCGGTTTCACCTGTTGTTGGCGTTATGATGATGCTTGTCGTAACCATCATCATAGCAGCGGTGGTTTCGGCTTTTGCTGGCAGTTCGATGGACAGCCAGCAGACAGCACCGCAGGCGACTATCCAAGGAAAATTCAGCATAGGGACAGGCATGGAGATCATTCATATGGGCGGAGATGCTCTTGCAACCTATGATCTCGTGTTCACTGTAAGAAACAGTCATGTATTCGGCCCGAACCTTGAGCAGGTGACTGCACAGATCATCGATAAGACACTAATTATTGACAGCCGGGGAAGGCCGCTTGATTACGGGGACGGCAGTACAAATGTTACATCATTTAAATCCGGGGATACCCTTTACATCAATTCTTCATCCATAAGGTGCGATTTGCTTCAG from Methanolacinia petrolearia DSM 11571 encodes:
- a CDS encoding HepT-like ribonuclease domain-containing protein, giving the protein MNRDRMFICHIRDEIEFLSDATESLTYEKLDADKIMQHVVQKSLEIIGEAAKNVSPELKAEYPEIH
- a CDS encoding nucleotidyltransferase family protein translates to MAGTYKSIREEILEKLDANLPYIQQHFGIESIGIFGSVSRGEDTADSDIDVLISFSAGQATLSNLVNLGDYLEELFGRKVDLVTERALSSYIRQDVMSEVIRV
- a CDS encoding ABC transporter ATP-binding protein encodes the protein MTLEVENLTFSYEKNLRDVLCDVSFSAKDGDLLAVLGPNGVGKSTMFRCILGFLRNYTGSVFLEGADIKTLDHKQIAKKIAYIPQSTFPVFNFTVLDVVLMGLTNQISILSEPKQQHVDEAYEAMKSLGIAHLKNAGYGEISGGERQLALIARALVQKAKILIMDEPTANLDYGNQWRVMRRIVNLANDGYIVILSTHNPDHAFLYANRVLMIQGGKVIADGPPEDVMTPDLIRDVYGVSVCIEDYENVNRTHKICIPRDE
- a CDS encoding FecCD family ABC transporter permease, with protein sequence MSDPDNNERILPNYRFRFVILVAAVFFCALFSLGVGRFSISMPDVVMILISNILSIINASPIEETWDYAMNSVVMNIRLPRILAALLVGAALSTAGAAYQGMFQNPLVSPDILGASAGAGFGASLAIYLSLGSSAVTIFAFTGAITAVGVAYCISRLTKGSPILGMVLAGILVGSLFSASLSYIKLIADTTEQLPAITYWLMGSLSAATMSDVFYAGPLIIAGLIPLVLLKWRLNILTLGEDEAKSMGVNTRLLRVVVIVCATLVTAVAVAISGIIGWVGLVIPHFCRMVFGYDYRMIIPASIFMGGGFLLLVDDFARTMASIEVPLGILTAFVGGPIFAYLLIVNGRRS
- a CDS encoding DUF7226 domain-containing protein, which gives rise to MEIGRIAPLLPDMERNLMRKKNFGIVQDNSDAQNPQPFPVDVVSELSVDLDELLLSVKEDSSNPFKVPFPQANDLDKVLDIIVFFDEKGKTTEQISSKFKFHGRQGDYYANAAIFLGFLERNHENAGSFILTGLGREIKRCSTQRCRKRILFVQMLKKPVLRSAIVLLKHCNYDLNKVTIESLVPVIRENYSKYTRTTSRRRASTVLSWIKWACLNFSFKS
- a CDS encoding type IV pilin, which codes for MNFLKKEPGHSEAAVSPVVGVMLMLVVTIIIAAVVSGFAGGLVGGTDQKAPLLTLDVKISNTGTYIGSGFSATVTSVSDPIPTKDIKIATSWRVKDSNTSDITSGGNTSTPLVANVNSPEIEGTSLIKSNAPYGYGPGVNSSSGAQSLTNPFDKPDQQFGNYSLVQGTGLVAFAYGSNSEKAIGSSTGLSDDGGYGVVTDYEYISDGYFGTGALDAAQAVLGTNWEKLRVGDTVNVKVIHIPTGKVIFEKDVAVTEG
- a CDS encoding type IV pilin N-terminal domain-containing protein — its product is MVFKLNSEAVSPVVGVMMMLVVTIIIAAVVSAFAGSSMDSQQTAPQATIQGKFSIGTGMEIIHMGGDALATYDLVFTVRNSHVFGPNLEQVTAQIIDKTLIIDSRGRPLDYGDGSTNVTSFKSGDTLYINSSSIRCDLLQPIVVPDDYTDNLGTDGYSYTGDNEEFWGLCFKNNDNIGNTFYLDISDKNGNLICRSKVTITS